The sequence GAGCATTTATTCATGGCTTCTCAAGCTAACAAAACAGCTCAGAATTACACTTGGCTCATAGACAGTGGATGTACTAGCCACATGACACCAGATGCTACAAGTTTTACTAGCCTTGACGAGTCAAGAACAACCAAAGTGAAGCTGGGAGATGGCTCAACGGTTCAAGCTAGAGGAAGAGGCTCAATTTCTGTCAACACTAAGAAAGGTATCAAAGTTATCTCATATGCTCTTTACATACCTAAGCTCAATCAAAATTTGCTTAGTGTGCCTCAAATGATTAGAAAAGGTTATGGtgtctattttaaaaatgcaTGCTGCTATATTTTAGATACCTGTGGTGTTGAGATAGCTAAAGTCAAGATGATTGGTAATAGCTTTTATTTGAAGCTAGATGTTATTCAGACATGTGCATTTAGTGTAAAAGAGGATGATAGCTTGAAATGGCATAAGAGGCTAGGCCACTACAATTTTAGAACTTTAAAAGAGATGCATGATTTAGAGCTAGTTTTGAGTCTGCCTGAAATTGTAGCTCCAGAAGTAGAGTGTGAGGGCTATAAGCTCGGAAAGTCACAAAGAACTCCTTTTCCAAAAGGCGGAGTCACTAGAGCTACTGAAAAGCTAGAAATTGTGCATTTAGATATTTGTGGTCCTATGGTAACACCTTCCTTGAGTGAAAACAGGTACTTTGTGCtctttattgatgattttttCAAGGATGACTTGGGTGCACTTCCTCAAAACCAAGTCCTcagttttttcaattttcaaaaatttcaagaaGCTAGTGGAAACTCAAAGTAGCTGCAAGCTTAAGGTGTTGAGAACTGACAATGGTGGAGAGTACACTTCACAAGAATTCAGCTCCTTTTGCCAAGAAGAAGGCATCCTACACCAGCTCACGGTTCCATATTCTccacaacaaaatggagtctcagaaagaaagaatagaacTGTGATGAACATGGCTAGAAGCATGTTGTTTGAGAAGAAGCTACCAAAGACTTTTTGGGCTGAAGCTGTAGCTACTTcagtatatttgttgaataGAATTGCAATGAAGGCAGTGGAAGGCAAGACCCCATATGAAGCTTGGAACGGTGTCAAGCCTTCAGTTGAGCATCTCAGAATTTTTGGCTCAATATGGTATTTTCACATTCCTTCAGTCAAAAGAACGAAGCTAGATCAGAGAGCTatgaaaggtatatttgtgggcTATTCAACAGAGTCCAAAGGCTACAGAATTTTTGAGctcaataataaaagaattgagcTCAACAGAGATGTGAGCTTTGATGAGAGCTCTTTTTGGAATTGGGATTCACATGAAGTCGAGAAGCATGAGCTCCCTTCCTTATTAGCTCCTACTTTTGaagtggaagaagaagagaacgTCAATGACGAGCTATTTGATGTGCACAACACTAGTGACACTCAAGTGCTCAGAACAAGACCGTTAGCTGAGGTGTATGAAAGATGCAATTTTATCTTCGCTGAGCCAGCTAACTTTGATGAAGCTTCCAAACATCCAGAATGGATTGAAGCTATGAAAGCTGAAATTCAAATGATAGAAAAGAATAACACTTGGCTGCTCACTGAGCTACCACAAAACAAGCAAGCTATAGGAGTCAAATGGGTTTTAGAACCAAGTACAATTCTGATGGCTCAATCAACAAGCTCAAGGCCAGATTAGTTGTGAAAGGCTATGCTCAAGTTGCGGGTAGTGACTATAGAGATACCTTTGCTCCAGTAGCTAGACATGACACTATCAAGTTGCTGTTGTCTTTTGCAGCTCAAATGGACTGGAAAGTTTTCCATCTCGATGTGAAATCAGCATTCTTGAATGGTGAGCTCAAGGAGGAGCTCTACATAGAGCAACCAGAAGGTTTCCAAGTGAGAGGAAGAGAAGATGAGGTGTACAAGCTAAGAAAGGCTTTGTATGGGCTGAAGCAAGCTCCAAGAGCTTGGTACCAGAAAATTGATGCTCATTTGATGCAATAAGGGTTCAAGAGAAGTGATATTGAAGCTATTTGAAGCAAGAAGATGGAGAGCTCAAGATAGTGGTTTCATTATATATTGATGACCTCCTTGTTACTGGTAGCCAAGAAGAAGCTGTTTCAGAACTCAAGAAGCAAATGGAAAGTGTTTTTGAGATGTCCGATTTGGGCTTAATGAACTATTTTCTTGGGATGGAAATTCATCAATGCTCCTCAGAAATTTTCATATCTCAAAGAAAGTATGCTCTTGATGTTTTGAAGAAGTTTAAGCTAGAAGCTTGTAAAGAAGTTGCAGCTCCAATAGCTCAGAATGAAAAGCTTTCGAAGAATGATGGAGAAAAACTAGAAAACCCAACTATGTGGGAAGCATTGTTGGCGTACTGTATCTTTCAGCTACAAGACCTGACCTAATGTATCCAGCTAGCCTTCTTTCAAGATTCATGAGCTATCCTACGAGTGTGCATCTAGGAGTAGCTAAAAGAGTTCTCAAGTTCTTGAAGGGTACCGTGAAAGATGGTATTTGGTATCACAGGCTTGACCAAATTGAGCTACAAGGTTATGCTGATAGTGATTGGGCTGGAAGTGTGGATGACATGAAGAGCACTTCAGGCTATGTGTTCTCGCTAGGCTCAGGTGCAATTTGCTGGAACTCAAAGAAACAAGAAGTTGTAGCTCAATCAACAGCTGAAGCTAAGTATGTGTCGATTGCAGCTGCATCAAATCAAGCTATATGGCTTAGGAAGCTCTTGTCAGATTTGTGTATTGAGCTAGACAAACCAACTACAATCTATTGTGACAACAAGTCAGCAATTCAACATGGACGAACCAAGCACATCAATGTGAAGTTTCACTCCATTAGAGAAGCTGAGAAGAATTTGGAGATCAAGCTCCAGCATTGCTCTTCAGAAGAGCAGCTTGCTGATCTCTTTACCAAACCATTATCAAGACCAAGAATTGATTTTTTGAAGAATCAGCTAGGAGCTTCCAAGACCAACCTCAAGGAGGAGTGTTGGAACATGTGAGCTTGTCTTGGAAATAAGCACATGGTTTCCAGCAAATTTTTCATAGCTTGTAAGTCCCCATgtagtatttaatttcttgtttgactCTGTACAAGTTCCTATGTTAGTGGCATTGGGAACTACAACTTTTGTAATCTCTTTctctatttaaatcaaatgttAAAGGctgaaaatataagaaaaagaaaaaaacatattttccTCTCAATTTCTCTTCATTTCCATATTTCTTAAGAACTTGAGCTCAGATTTAGCTCAGTTTATAAGAACTTTAGCTCAAACCCAACTAAGTTCTATTTCATTTCCGCATTTACAGGCAGAAGTGGTAGCAATACCCCCCAATTTATCATCAATACTGAGATAAGAGTTAAAGTCCCCAATGACCACCCATGGGCTCGAGATATATCAATAAATCCTCCTTAAAGCTGTCCATActaaaaatgaatttgaagGACAGGATTACCATAAACGGTCGTGCAACACCCCATATCATATTTGCACTTCAAGCTAAAGTGTACAAACTGAGATCCTAACTCcataatattgataataatatgATCCTCCCAAAGAATCCAGATACCTCCGGAGAATCCCCTAGCTTCCTCCCTGTACTAGTTCTGAAAATTAAGCTTGCCAGTGACTTCAGAAGCTTTATTCCCACTGATCCTAGGCTCCATAATAATCCATATAGCCAGACAATGCATTCTCTTCAGCTCTTTAACAGCTAACATGAACCGTTTGCTACTAGCTCCCTCGCAATTCCATATTAATATTGacataaacataaataataagagaatAGAAAGTACCGGATAAAGAAGACTACTGAAGATCCCTAACATGGAGCTTTTTCTCACCATTAGCATCAATGTCATAATTAGCAAAAGCTTCTGAGTCTTCTCCATTAGAAAGAATGGGGAGCTTCCATTAAGGGAACACCATTTCCTCCGTCTTCTTAGCTCGTTTAGGAGCACTATTAGGGCGGGGTCGTTTCTTGCTTTGATCAAGGGGCTTTGTTGCATTGAACATGACCATCGAATTATTTTGGTCTTGCAAATGGTCATTAGAAgataaattagatttattaataaagGTTGGTCCATTAGGAAAAGGGTTAGCATTGGGCTCAGGCCCATGACTCGTAGTAATATCAGAACTCCTCATTTTAGATACACCACTGGTATTAGACCGAGAGTCTTCTTTTCCtatgttatttttagaattggAGTCCTTTTTGGAGTTGACCATAGGGGTAGTTTGACTTACGAgaatgttctttttttttttttttgcttttgacTTCCTCATTCTTAGATTTCACAAGGTGCATGATTGGCTCATCATCATTGTCAAGAATATTCTCGTAATCATTAGCTTTGGGAATGAGGGCATCAAATCTCGAGCTTGATCCCCCCTTCTTAgcatttttcttaaatctttgtattattttttattttttgcttatCTGGGAAACTTCGACTCCGGCGAGCGGCAACCATCCAAAACATAGGTTGAATGTTTCTCTGAGGAGGCCTCAAGCTTCTTTTGTATATCATCACTTGGAATAAATTTGTCTTCCTTACTCGAATTTTGGTTCGCGTCTTGGATTGAGGGCAGAAAACATTGTTATGTCCAACATGACCataatcaaagaaaatctaaGGGAGTCCCTCATATTCAACATTTTGAATATAACCATCGAGGTGGAATCATGAAATCAGAGGGTTTAGAAGATTGAGCTCCACCGCAACCCTTGCAAACTTCCCCCGATTAGCAAGTTGAGTGTTCATATCCACCTTGATGGTCGAACCAATAACAATGCCAATTGCCTATGGGATGGTCTTTTAGTAATATTGAACATGCATTATTGGGAAGTGAACCTTGGCAATGACATATTTCATGTCAGCTGTGTCGGCCCGAAAATCTGGAGTCCAAAGCTGCATCGTAAGGTAATGCCCCATGATTGTCCAAGGGCCTCTAAGCATGGCCTTCATAAGATCTTCCTTTTGTGCTAATTGAATGAGGAAGAAGCCATTCTCAAAATCAATAACTTTATAGTAGCCTATGAGTTGCTAAAGAGTTCTAATACGATTGTGTAACATTATATATCTGATTGGTTTACCTAGGAGTTTCACCACCACTGAGTTTTCCCAAGGTTTAGTAAATTGTTCCTCAGCCTATCTGATTGCATGATGGATGATCCAGTTGATTCCATTGTCATAGCAATGTCCCCTTTTTCAACTTTCACATTGAAACTAGATCGCAACTAACTGTTATAGTCAGTATTTAGGAGTTTATATCTGTATGACTTCGGAGCAGAATCCATCATTCCAATATCATCACCTACCCAGATCTCATTCTCAATGACAACATCTTCCATACCCTCATGAGAGTTATCCTCACTGGACATGGAATCTTCTAGCATAGTAGATTCAAGCcgaaaattcaatttaattatagatcTTTCAAGGTTGTCAGGAGGACGAATGCTTAGGAGAATTTTGTCACtcataaagagaaaaaaagattagTTCAATTAgtcttattataatttcaattagtaataatttacTAGTGTGAATGGTTACAATTTTATTCAACTCTCTagacatattatttttatgcacaattaaaataataaaataaacaatataaaaatagttaaaatactaatatttaacaattttGACAAAAGAATAGAAAGACAACGAAAGAAAGAGtgaaaataatagtaaaaaaagaagagatggaataaagaataaatgaaaattctaattaaagaCAACTCAAtgttttaagttaaaatatcaaaaatcatCATTTTTCACAAGACAgaataatgagttttaatgttataaatcaaaacatataattatatctcaggaaaaatttcttttaaacaatttccataaaaaagttcaacatataaaatttataaattctatgtaagaatatttttatataaatttgactcaaattttataatattttaattaaataaatatataaaaacattaaaaagaattaggcGTTTTTATATTAATGTGGTTCCGTGCAACCTGTTCACATTTATCATCACTCTTAAACAAACGGTAATTTTCATCATTTGATAGGCAGTCAAAGAATAATTATGGTAAAACAATCAAAAACCATACACAGCACAACACCACCACTGTCAGAATACACAGTGGTGTACGTTATTGAAGGTGCAAAAGCAAAATGCAAATTATAAGATGGCCAAGATTAActattgattattttctcaatggCCTGGAGAGACTGAATGGCTGCCTGAATAAGAAATCTAAGAGCTTCAATCAGTTCTTCCTTCAAGACTGAGGGCGGCGGCTTGCTGGGATCCTCGTCAAAGGCCTTGGCTTGCTCAAGGTATTTGTCCATACGCGGAGTCGCAAATAGCCGCAGGGTTTCCAAATCACCTCTCGAAGCAAACCGCTGACGATCATGGGAAGTCTCAGAGGAGAGCGCAAAAGGACGCCCTTGCTTTTCATACGTCTCTTGCgatttcatcaatttcaaGAGCTGTTGCAGCTCCAGCCTCAGCATCTCGATTACCGGGTTGTGCCCATCATCAACCACATCCTCCAGCAAATTTTCTGCTTCAACCAGCTTGTCCCGAGCATCGTACAATTTATTGTTGTCAGCCATGGCTCTTGCTTCTTTCATCATTCCTGCAGTTCGAAGACGAGTCTCCTCAGTTATCACCTCCGGCCTCTCTTCTTGAACTGGGGATGCCACCGTGCGACGTACAGTAAGGGTCGCTGGAGGGGCCTCAAAAAGTTTTCCTCGAGTGCTGCGAATGCATATATATTCCATGTTATGCATATAACACTCTACAGAATTTAGTGTAGAAATCTAGCTGCGATTCATTAGTACCTATATGCGTAAGTGATTTCGAGAACGTTTCCTCCCCATCCCTTACTAGCAGAAGGGAGAAGAAGGTCCACAATGACTTTGCGCACTTCTTTGCTGTAGAGATCACCAAATGTAACAGTTACAGAGCCAGCAACATCGTCCCTGGTTTGTGGGTAGCTTCCGGCAGATACTTGCTGTATTTTCGATTCATCTTTGGGTTGTGCGATGGTCATCTTTAGGTCCTGAACAACCACTGTTAGAAGCCCAGCCAAACACTGGGCAAAAGCTTTGGTCAAGCTGTctatattttggacatctGAGAATGTTCCTCCAATGCTATTATGTGCAATAGCCTTGAGCCCCTATTAAAACATGAACTAATTATTAGAAAGTCAATACTTTTTTGCGTAATATCCAGTTTCTAAAAAGACAGgagtttcttaattttttggGGGTCTCAAAATGGGTATTGTGGAAATTAAACGCTGTTTCAAGGTACCTTCGGCTCGTGATTTATGCCAAAACCGAATGTATGTATGGGCACATTGCCGACTGAAACTCCGGTGGCATCACTACCGGCATTCTGCTCACCGTCGGACATCAGCATGATGCCAACAACACGTTCGCCGTTAAAACTACGGCCCTTGAGCACTTTTAAGGCAGTTTGGAGGCCAGCAGTGATGTTGGTTGCACCGTCGGCATTTAAaccattaattaaattttcaaattcctCTTGGGATTTTCCAGTTGTCTGGCGTAACGGGCACAACCTATTGGCGCCTCCAGAGAATGTGACAATGGACAAACGATCAGTGGGACCAAGTTTCTTGATTATAAAGAGCATGGcagttttcattttttccaTCTTATCTCCTTCCATGCTTCTACTGACATCTAACACCGCCACAAGATCTAATCCAGGCCTGCCATAGCTGGAAGAATCTCCACCGGTGAGCTCTAGCATCACCTTGAGTTTGCTTTCTTCAAGTGGTGCCATATCATTGTTTATGCTTCTCAACTTTACTCTTGCTGGTACAATTGGTGGAGTTGGTCTGGACCCTGAAACATGCCACCCAACCCAAACACATACATCAacggaaagaaaataataatcataataataataaaagaaaattaaaatgaatatcAATAATGGAGAAACGAAGCATACGGGTAACGATCTTCTCGTCATCATCGTTGGAGCTCATTTTAAGTGGCGGAGGCAGCAGGGGGACAAGGGGCAGCTTTTGCTCCGCTTCTCCCCCAGCCAAAAGGTTTGCCCTCCTCCCTCGTCTTCTCTTGCAAATTTGGCCCATGGTCCCCCCTCCAGATATATAAATGTTTTCCTTCAAATTTGGGCAACACTTTCTCAAATGTATCAGTCAGTGGCCCTTCCCCACCCCCACCCCCcccacatatatatatattgccaAGAAAAAACTGACAAACACTGTAACTGAATTTTCTTCACCTCTTTCCTTTCCATATTCTGTCTCCAATtacttcttattcttctttatctttttgctttttcataTTCTATTTCCAGTTACTTTTAGccaaaattcattattaaatctCTAAACTTTTCAATCTTCTTGTATTGATCtgttgaattttcatttttttttccatttaacccatatttttattattaatttaattaataaatttttacaattattggatgaaatttttatttattttattgatttttatatttttatttttctttcatttaaaaatatttcattctaaattaaagcaaaaaataaaaatgtataaatatttttgtagtGGAcctataaacaaataattagtTGCATCATACTCGTTCATGGTAAAACACTTTCTAATTTCAGTAtgttattcataaaaaaaaatatttatatcaagAGTCATTCTGtcttctcaaaaaaaaaaaaaaaaagagctaTTCTGTATAATTAGTTAACtgtattctttttccttttgaagtaatgttttatattattttttaaataattaataaaattcagtTAAATCTAAAGAATAGAAAGacctaaaaaaattaataaattatttaaaataaaatattaatcaattgtctataattaaaaaataagcttATAACGGTAGAATACCGCAGCAAAACTCTTGTAAAACTTCATcttatttagattaaatttattcaaaatcataatgtaataaaattataaatccgGAAGTAATTCttaaacattatttatttagtattggatataaataaaaaaatataacttgaatattatttaaattaaaaaatatatctattatcagattttttaatatatataattagtatgtTAGTTGTTAAAGGATTGAAAAAAATTCtgtttttatgaatatatttaaaaaaaaaaaaaagaaatctcaaaTTCCAAATTTTTAACTCCTGACAATGAATATCTGATCATATAACTAATGACTTGTGGTTATTTAGGATCGGATCGGATGAGTCTACAAGTATTCCATAAACAGCATTTATACCGTTAAGCtattacttaatattttaCCGGTCAGTTTTCACTGTT is a genomic window of Ricinus communis isolate WT05 ecotype wild-type chromosome 2, ASM1957865v1, whole genome shotgun sequence containing:
- the LOC8275046 gene encoding probable E3 ubiquitin-protein ligase WAVH2 — its product is MGQICKRRRGRRANLLAGGEAEQKLPLVPLLPPPLKMSSNDDDEKIVTRSRPTPPIVPARVKLRSINNDMAPLEESKLKVMLELTGGDSSSYGRPGLDLVAVLDVSRSMEGDKMEKMKTAMLFIIKKLGPTDRLSIVTFSGGANRLCPLRQTTGKSQEEFENLINGLNADGATNITAGLQTALKVLKGRSFNGERVVGIMLMSDGEQNAGSDATGVSVGNVPIHTFGFGINHEPKGLKAIAHNSIGGTFSDVQNIDSLTKAFAQCLAGLLTVVVQDLKMTIAQPKDESKIQQVSAGSYPQTRDDVAGSVTVTFGDLYSKEVRKVIVDLLLPSASKGWGGNVLEITYAYSTRGKLFEAPPATLTVRRTVASPVQEERPEVITEETRLRTAGMMKEARAMADNNKLYDARDKLVEAENLLEDVVDDGHNPVIEMLRLELQQLLKLMKSQETYEKQGRPFALSSETSHDRQRFASRGDLETLRLFATPRMDKYLEQAKAFDEDPSKPPPSVLKEELIEALRFLIQAAIQSLQAIEKIINS